One Felis catus isolate Fca126 chromosome D2, F.catus_Fca126_mat1.0, whole genome shotgun sequence DNA window includes the following coding sequences:
- the PCBD1 gene encoding pterin-4-alpha-carbinolamine dehydratase isoform X1, which produces MQAGKAHRLSAEERDQLLPNLRAVGWNELEGRDAIFKQFHFKDFNRAFGFMTRVALQAEKLDHHPEWFNVYNKVHITLSTHECAGLSERDINLASFIEQVAVSMT; this is translated from the exons ATGCAG GCTGGCAAAGCACACAGGCTAAGTGCCGAGGAGAGGGACCAGCTGCTGCCAAACCTGAGGGCCGTGGGGTGGAATGAGCTAGAAGGCCGCGATGCCATCTTCAAGCAGTTCCATTTCAAAGACTTCAATCGG GCTTTTGGCTTCATGACGAGGGTGGCCCTACAGGCGGAGAAACTGGACCACCATCCCGAATGGTTTAACGTGTACAACAAG GTCCACATCACCCTGAGCACCCATGAGTGTGCGGGCCTTTCAGAACGGGACATAAACCTGGCCAGCTTCATCGAACAAGTAGCAGTGTCCATGACATAG
- the PCBD1 gene encoding pterin-4-alpha-carbinolamine dehydratase isoform X2, which produces MAGKAHRLSAEERDQLLPNLRAVGWNELEGRDAIFKQFHFKDFNRAFGFMTRVALQAEKLDHHPEWFNVYNKVHITLSTHECAGLSERDINLASFIEQVAVSMT; this is translated from the exons ATG GCTGGCAAAGCACACAGGCTAAGTGCCGAGGAGAGGGACCAGCTGCTGCCAAACCTGAGGGCCGTGGGGTGGAATGAGCTAGAAGGCCGCGATGCCATCTTCAAGCAGTTCCATTTCAAAGACTTCAATCGG GCTTTTGGCTTCATGACGAGGGTGGCCCTACAGGCGGAGAAACTGGACCACCATCCCGAATGGTTTAACGTGTACAACAAG GTCCACATCACCCTGAGCACCCATGAGTGTGCGGGCCTTTCAGAACGGGACATAAACCTGGCCAGCTTCATCGAACAAGTAGCAGTGTCCATGACATAG
- the PCBD1 gene encoding pterin-4-alpha-carbinolamine dehydratase isoform X3, producing MTRVALQAEKLDHHPEWFNVYNKVHITLSTHECAGLSERDINLASFIEQVAVSMT from the exons ATGACGAGGGTGGCCCTACAGGCGGAGAAACTGGACCACCATCCCGAATGGTTTAACGTGTACAACAAG GTCCACATCACCCTGAGCACCCATGAGTGTGCGGGCCTTTCAGAACGGGACATAAACCTGGCCAGCTTCATCGAACAAGTAGCAGTGTCCATGACATAG